Part of the Phalacrocorax carbo chromosome 9, bPhaCar2.1, whole genome shotgun sequence genome is shown below.
TCTAGAGCACATGTTTGTGCCTCAGATCTTTCAATCAAGTCACAAAGTCCAGTCATGGCTATGGGCATGTTTGTTGGTACTCATGTCTGGTTTTATAGCAAGACTTGTTAGCATAGTTTGTAGCTGTTAAAAAAGAGGACTTAAAATACTTGTTTCTGTGTTGCTTACACTCAGCACTCTTTCTACACTTGCTGAGAAACATTGATGTAATCATGTGCATATTGCATCCTGTACTTCATAGAAGGTTTGTACATTATTGTTGAACTTGTATTCTTGTAGATAACTTTTTCTTAATACGTGTTTTAGGTTGAATGGATGAGTGACAAGTTGATGAGGTGCTTTGAAGATAAAAGAAACAATCCTTTTCAGTTCCGCCATCTGTCCTTATGTCATAGTCTGTCTGATCTGGCTCGAGTGCCTAGTCCGAAAGTTGTTCTTGCCAGTCAGCCTGACTTAGAGTGTGGGTTTTCTAGAGATCTTTTCATTCAATGGTGCCAGGATTCCAAAAACTCTATAATTTTAACTTATCGCACTACACCTGGAACATTAGCACGATTCCTGATTGATAATCCTTCTGAAAAAGTTATAGATATCGAGGTAAGAATTGTCTGTATAACTCAAAGGTTTTTATTGTGGGCTATTTGGGGGAATATGAGGAAAACAGATCTTTTTGATCTACTGAAAATGCTTCTAGTGGCAGAGAGAAATCTGAAGTCTGTGTGTTGCATGTTTAACCAATTGTGgataaacatataaaaatagctCTCACTAGGaactgcaaaatgctttttggTGGTGTGGCAAAATTAATACTTAATAGAGATGAGCATGAagttacttttaaatatttatctttagaCAACactttgtggggttttttttgtaatagaaaAAATTCTGCTTGCAGTTGACATGCAGATCACTCTATATGGTGGATTCTTGATGGAAAATACTCTGGTTTTGGATGAGGGGAGAATCAAGTCAAATTCTAATTCTAGTGGAATATATTATATTAAAGTttagcaaaatatatttaatttaatatttattcatactttcaaattattttcaataatttatATATCTGTGTCTACTTCTCTCTGGTAAACATCGTTGATTTATGGGAGTCCCCTGTGATTGCAGTGATATATTTTCAATCCTGACGATGCagctttattttagttttcaatTGGATTGAAAGCGTTGAATTACAGTATTAGACTCTTCTTAGAATTCAGTATTATTCAGTGACTTATACTCCAgtgattttcagaaaacaagaaacaaaacttgGCATCATTTTGTCTGCTATTATGACTTTACCAGGTTCTTCTGGTTCGATGTTAGTgacaaaaaagttaaaacaacaCTGCTCGTCTCAGAATATTTGTATTCACTTATTGGAGGGATATTTCCTGGAGATGTTTTAAGAACTTTTTGTAAAGctaatggattttaaaatttttagaaatgcttttctgttaaGATAGACTTTAGTGACTCATAATGTTGTCATGATCTGGCCATGCCAAGGTGCCGCATGTTTGCGTAATGCTGCCTTGTATGTGACATACAAGGTGTACTTGTCCTTGGGACTTATATAAAACTATTCTTGTCAGCAGCATGTAGGAAAAGTATTAAAATCATGTCAGCTACTCACAGTAAtactaattttaattatatctGAAGTTGAGAAAGCGTGTCAAGTTGGAAGGAAAAGAACTTGAAGAATACTTAGAAAAGGAGAAActaaagaaagaagcagctaaGAAGTTAGAACAGTCTAAGGAGTAAGTATATTGGCTGTTCTTGCATTCTGCTGTCATGGTCAGAGCTGAGATTTCTGTTTGATCATTCTGCTACTTCAAAAATTTACAGGGATAAATGAAAATCATAGTTTTGATAGACTTGTCTGAGGGCACTGTGGAATTGGGAGTGGTTGTCTTTAATCTGTTGTTATGACAGACCCGTTTCATCTGCTGTTTGACTGTGAGCTCTTTCTCAGAAACATAAACTGCCCTTGTCATTGATTAGTGTTATGTCAACTGTTATTTTCCACACAGTGGGTATAGGTACTTTTAAACCTGAAGAGAAAAAGtactagggtttttttgtttttgtttttctggaatgTCATTTCAGGGCAGATATTGATTCCAGTGATGAGAGTGATGCTGAAGAGGATATTGATCAACCAACTGTACATAAGACCAAACATGATTTGATGATGAAAGGTGAAGGCAGCCGGAAAGGAAGCTTCTTCAAACAGGCAAAGAAATCTTATCCAATGTTTCCAGCCCCTGAAGAAAGAATTAAATGGGATGAATATGGCGAGATTATCAAGTAGGTGGTGGTAATGCATACTAACATGTAGTAgctatgaaataatttaaaaatagaagtaataaaaataataattttgtttcttttgcagcaCTGTTACGTGCTTTTCAGCCACAGTAACTTTTTGAACAGTTGGGATAGTCTGTGCTAAGTCTCACATGAAGCTTATGATAGGATTAAAGCTGCAGAGTGCTGATCCTTGGCCTGTGTTCACAGCTCTTAGGATatggttgtttggtttggtttggtttttttctttatcttacaACATAGAAGATTTAATTTTACTTAACctgacatttttctgctttaggtTATAAATTTATCCAAATTATGTGTAATGAGAGGAAAGAACATTGTTCATCCTAGAAAAATCTAGTGATACTTGTTCTATTTGCATAAGGAATACTTGCTAGAAAACCTCAACTTGCTAGTATTTCCCAAGATACCAAAGTTGTTTTTTAAGATAGGAAGGTGATATTTTCCAAGTGAATTCTGTTCAAAGATGGAAATATCGAAGGCAAGTGTAATGAAATTACTGGCAATAGCAATTATAAAACAACTCAGTAGTAATAGTCAGCATTGATTATATTATGTAGTGCTTTGGTTTTACTATAAGACTACTAAAAGCAAAATGCCTTTCATCCCTTAGACCTGAGGATTTTCTAGTTCCAGAACTTCAAgcaacagaagaagaaaaaagcaaattagaATCTGGTTTGACAAATGGAGAAGAGCCTATGGACCAGGATTTATCAGATGTTCCTACCAAATGTATTTCTGCAACAGAATCCATGGAAATCAAGTGAGTGGCTTTGTTCTTGTCAGCTCTGCTGGAGTGGTGGCATGGGTACAGTGCAAATTGGGTAAAAGGCTGGCTTGGAATTAAGAAAGTGGGAAAGGGCCtgctttttgggttttctttcttcccccaagCTAAGTTAGTTTTTTGCTAGTTTTGTGGGAGCACAGTACAGAGTCTTATGACTCCCCACTCTTAAGAATTTCGCAGTTTGTTTCCTGTCTGATGGAGACaagtgaaagaggaagaaaaaattatacagTAGTGTGTTAGCATAGATACTCAAATGTATATATCTTTTGTTAAAAGAACTTATGCAAATATGCTTATCTCATGTTTTGCGTAATGATGTAGGTGAATTTTGGGAATTTATAATGTTAAATACGCATACAAGATGATATTTgacaaatctgtattttactGATCCATAATATACCTTGTGGTGACAGCTTTTGCTGAGGtagaataatttcaaaatatcttcctttttttaaatgacacatTTTGGAGCACTCGAAGGTTTAatcttttaaactaaaaaaatgttattcttgGGTTTTTAATTCAAACTAGAGCCAGAGTTACATACATTGACTATGAAGGACGCTCAGATGGGgactcaattaaaaaaattattaaccaAATGAAACCAAGACAATTGATCATTGTCCATGGACCACCTGAGGCCAGTCAGGACCTTGCAGAATGTTGCAGAGCTTTTGGTGGCAAAGACATCAAAGTTTATATGCCTAAACTGCATGAAACTGTAGATGCAACCAGTGAAACTCACATTTACCAGGTAAGGGACTGGAATTTGTTAGGTGTGTAACTACTGTGACCAGTAGTAGAGCTGTACTGGCAGACTTTTAATTTGGCCCTCCACTCCTTGGGAGAGATGGTACTTCTATGTGTACGCTTGGTTTTGTGTGATCAAGACATTAGTAGCCTTTTTCTATCTTCCAGGTAAGCATTCCCCTACTCCTTATTATTCATAAGAAGTGTTTAAAGGCTTAAACATGAGATGAGGGTGTTTTTACCTGTAGTGCAACAGGCAAGGTTTGTGTCTGTGGGTACATCAGTTTGCTTTACTCAAGTCTTAATAGATTTATAATGTCTATATTTAGAGCACCTCTGTGGACTACTTGCAATTCAGGATTCTTTTTGGAATCTGAAGGGGAGCCTTAGagtgcaaagagaaaaaaaaaatcctttgtatGTAATAGTACCGAAGAATAGATATGTAAAGTTAGGAGCAAGTTAATGTCGAAAATAAATAAGACAcctctgccccctgcccctgaaAAAATTGTTAATTTGATGGTTCTTGAGAAGTGAGGTTATACTAGTGTGTTGCACTGTGTTAATatattgcatttaattttcatggTTAAGCTCTAAATAAGAAAACTTGGATAATTTGTGTGGAGTATGTGAAAATTGTGTATGGTCTGATTCAACTTTTGAAGTTGTTTAGAGGAAATTCTCTCACATGCACTTTAGGCATTAGTCCTTTATTCCTTCTGTCCTTTTGAAGTAGATAGGAAAACATCAGTAGAACTGTTGAAAGAGgtgcttctgcttctctccagAGAAAAATCTTATACTGTAGGAAGTGGAAAGTTCCAGTTATTCAAAATTACCCAGTTCTGACAGTcttaaaacagtgtttttttgtttggtttcttgctttttgtttttgtgttgggttttttttgtgggtttgggtttttttgagctaTGGGGATTGCTAGTGTGTAAGAAATGACACAATTGTGACTTTTCACAAAATATCTGAATAGAATTGTGATTTCAGGGATTTTTATATGAAGGGGAAGTTCAATCTTCTGTATAgctttagtttgtttttttctcttggaagCTTTCTGAACAGATGAAGTACACAAGAGACTTTGAATTAGAAAATAATAGATGTAAGTGGGGCATCAGAATTCCACTGTCTCTTGAGTTGACTGTGCTGCAGGTGGATAGTTAGTTGCAGTGTGCTTCTTACAATTGCAGCCTTGATTCCACTGTGGGGATCATGTACAATGTGGATAAGTCTTTCAGAGTAAGGCTCTATTTAATGGGTTAAAGCCCTGGAATGCAAGAGGAATCAGCGTAATGTGATGTGTGGTTACTTTAAAATCTGATATTTACAACTTCCCTTCTTacaataaaatgttaattataatttttttggaGGGTTGAAATTTGAAAGTGCTGTTCAGTAACCTAAATGCATCTATAGAAACTTTCCTTAAATTTGCTATGGCCATCAGAGGAACTTCTTGGctgcaaaaatgtttctgatgttttaaaactattttattgcTCTTGCCCTAAGTTTAACTTAGGTTGCAGTCACATagtgggttgtttggggttgtttgttttttttgttgttggtttggtttggttttctttaaccAAAGTAAAAAAAGTATTGATCTCCACTGCTTTTTAAGTTGAGTAGTGACATGAGggttttacaaaatatattttgaaagtatAGAACATCTTGCCTTGGTGATACCAGttcccccctttccctccccaaaagAGTATGAATGGAGCCTATGTGGAGAAACAATGCAAGGAAAACTGCTAATTTTTAAAGCTCGAAGTAAGAACTCTCTGTTTTCCGTCCAACTAAtagtacttttatttttgtgcaacCCAGGTCAGATTAAAAGATTCTCTTGTCAGCTCTCTTCAGTTCTGTAAAGCCAAGGATGCTGAGTTGGCTTGGATAGATGGTGTTCTGGACATGCGGGTTTCGAAAGTGGATACTGGAGTTATTTTGGAAGAGGGAGAGCTGAGGGAGGATGAAGACTTAGAGATGCAAGTGGATATGCCTTCTTCAGACTCTAGCGTCATTGCACAACAGAAGGCCATGAAAAGCCTCTTTGGTGATGATGACAAGGAGATGTGTGAAGAGAGCGAGATCATTCCTACTTTGGAACCTCTGCCACCTCATGAGGTACAGAAATTGTGCTGACCTGGACTTCTTTTTTGAAGAGTTCTGTATTCATTTGGTTTTTTCTAGTGCTTCGAGGTTGATGCTGTGATCTTCCTCGAATGAAACCCTAACTGAAACTGGGTTTTCatgtttggttttctctttgttaAACCCGGTACTGTTCTTTGTtcatattttatgcttttcGGCAAGGATGATCTCTTGCATCCACTAACAGTGCCTAGCATACAGTACCATCTATTTCTGAAGATTTTAGTTAGCATGTTTCATATTTGTAATTAGTATTTGCAGATTTTGAAATTAGTTGGCCTTTAGCCACCCTTGgattttactgtgttttgttgATTCTATGGAAAATACTTCATATACTTGAGATACAGACCTTTAAAATTCATATGTCTCTGCTTCTATAGTAGTGATTTGAGAGTTtgtgaaattaatcttttctgtaaATTTACTCTTAAAATACTTCACATGTGagtagatattttttcttttcattgaatGATTACAATGCCTTCTAATCCTTGAATTGCTTTTTAAGATACTGTTGCACAGTCCTAAATGTTGCCTGCTCTAGGAGCTAGATAAATGTGGAGACAACTGTTCAGATTCATGACAACTGTAATAGAAGTGTGTACTGCTGATCAGTACAGCTTACTGCAGCTCTGTCCCTAGCATAATGTGGCTTAGAAGAGGGATCTTCACTGACAGCTTTCCCTTTGTCTTCAGTATGTGAGCAAAGAAAGGAACTTCTCCTTTACTTGATGGATAACTTCTAAGGCCTTCCTGTCCTGGAAAAGTCTTGCTGCAGGTGAACAGAAATAGAATCAATTTTCTCACTCACAGTCCTGTAGTCTAGGCCACACTGCTGGCCACGCAGTGATGAGATCTCTGGAAAACTGGCAGGTATTAAGTAGCAGAAATATTAAGACTGTGCATGTTGTTTAAAGGTTCTTGGACATCAGTCTGTGTTTATGAATGAGCCAAGACTGTCTGACTTCAAGCAAGTTCTCTTGCGAGAAGGTATACAAGCCGAATTTGTAGGAGGAGTGCTTGTGTGCAACAATCTGGTGGCTGTTCGCAGGGTAGGTGTTCTGTGCCTTAAACTCTTTGGTAAATAATATTCTAAATGAAAACTAAGTTTCTGATTAgttaaagataataaaatgaaacatgtcTTTTGTTTCAGACTGAAACAGGGCGCATTGGATTGGAAGGCTGTCTCTGTCAGGACTTCTATAGGATAAGAGACCTTTTATACGAGCAATACGCTATTGTCTGAGGAAGGTGctgcaaagatatttttacttgAACTTTTAAAGACAATGGAGAATTCTCTCAATTTTGACTTCTTGTAGTTTTCTAATTCATACAGGGGAAACCTAACTCACAAAGATCAGTTAACTACCCTGAACATGTAAATAACTACTACTGTCATTCTTCATAAATCTGTTGGTACATTCCATGTTGTTGACTTTCAAACTGTTATGACTTGCTGTCTCCCACATAACACATTATAAACGAGTTTATGACTATGAACCCTTCTCAGGTAAGGTTCAATTTGTCAGgacatgtttttgtttcataGATGCCTTGCCAAAGAGtacaaaatacatataaatcATTCTTCGGTTCTAAAATAAGATTAGGTGGGGAACTGtgggtttctttgcttttgttctcttttggttctgtttgtttttggttttgtttttttttcttcaataatttGATTTAGGGAACAgtcttgtggggttttttttgggggggtggtggttttcttttttttttaaatggaggtTAGTTAATGTACATTTTTAATAGCCCACTTAAAGCTAGACTACCTAAACTTTCCCCTGGTGTTAATCTGGCTGCATCTTAATGTTGTATCTGCTCCATCTTACTGATTTGTTCCAGAACAGCATTTCATATTCTATATAAAGTATCAATCTGCAGgatcaaaaaattattttggacaGGTACTCTAAAAAGACAGGATAATATTGTCAGGCAGTTTAAAATCCAGTAATTGTGTGCTTCAGAATAACTTCTGTACAAACTTATAGAATTTGTAACTTCTAGGTTTTGCAAAATTATGCCAACTATAAAGTCTTTTTTAAGTTCTGATCTTAATGTTTTCAGAGCCTTTATCGATGCACCACAGTTGGTTCAGAGTGCCATGAGTTGAGTTCAGGAAGATCCTTTATCTTGAAATCTGAGTTCATGCGATGTATTTAATGCTTTTGTGCCATGTTTTGTTCTAGTTGCATGTTCTGTGCCATTTTTCATTCTAGTTGACAGTGGGACTTACTGTAGTTGCTGATGCTAGGAATTGACCTTAAGTTCTAGGTGAAGATGAGCACAGTTTAGGGCGCCTTAATttctcagaaattaatttatgcaAACAAATGGCCTCTTGAGAGTTTTAATCCATTTTTCCCCTGTCCACATGTGAACCACCAGCTTCAGCAGTGGAGggttgcttgcttgtttttacATACAACAGCAATGTAATATGTGCTCTCTGTGtgtatgtttaaataaaatctttgaaAAAGTGGCAAAAAATAGCCCTGTGGGCTATCAATGGAAAGATAATTTACTTGGCAATTCATTCTTGACAAATAGTTTTCTATCTGATGTACAGATTATTTATTACATTTACAATAGTAACTTAAAACTGAAgaccatgttaaaaaaaagtaacacaaaaccaaaaaaacgAAACCAAACCTGCTAGAACTATAtactaaaaatgtaaaaacttgaaaatttaaTGGTGAGAGAGAATGTATTTTGTTACATAAAGAAAATCTTGGCTAGGAATGACTGAATGgctcaatgctttttttttttttttttaaacagtgtagaagaatttttgttttccattataTTGACAGCCAGAACTTCATAgaaatgttctggttttgtaCCTGTTTTGTAGCAATGCTATGTAAATTTATATGATACTGGATGCCTGTTGGTGAATACTGTTGTATTACTATTGTTGCTGATATTAATGAACTTTTATAAAGTGAGTTACTTTGTACATTATCATATTGGCCCTAGGAATTCTAACTAGAGGGCTTAGGGTGGGCAGAGATTGCACATGCCTATATGGAATATGCTAATAAAGGAAATACCCCTTAGGAaatgaaactaaaaatattGCTGCTTTTAAGAAAGGGATAAAGACAAGACAGTGTGATCATAAacttttctgtcagttttgtttgggtttttaaactGTTGATTCAAATCCAGCTAAGTTTAACCAAAGTTTAATGCTATCAGTCACTAAATTCCCATGTGTTCTGGTAAGGAGGTGAGAACCCCAAATTAGTGCCATTGCTAAGGAAAAGGCTCAAGTATGAAGAAAACAGTGACTGTTCTAGTCGATTCAGCATGAGTGTGGCTTGAAATGAGACCTGGAAAGCTGATATGCAAGGTGATAGTCATCTGAATGCTGGGACTGAGGAAAGCTGGGTTTGTGGACAATTCTGGTGGTGAGAGGGATGAAGGGGAATACAAGGCATCTATAGTAAATTTAGGACAGGCTGCAGTCGAGCTGTGGAGCAGGTGTGATCCTCAGCTATGCATTGATTACTTGTAAACAGTGTGGAACTGAAGCAAATATCCATGACTCTTCCGTAGTCTGCTATCAGTTCTCTGATAGATTATTAtaattgttttgttgttgttcttaaCTGATAGGCTTTATACAATAACAGAACTTCTCTGTGTAAGTTTCAGAGTTACTAATGTGGTTCTTGTTTGTATTGGAAATTAAAGATTCATTTCCCCTTACCTCCACAGAATGTCAGTGCTGCCATGGACTGTAAGCTGTATTTTCtgacttctgtattttcttcattagcAGTAAAAGTTTGATAAAGGAACATTTTTTACTCTTTGCTTTGTTGCTCTTGAGGGCCAGAATATTAACTTCAAATCAAACCTAGGTTTGGTACTTACtgaccatttaaaaatatttccttccaaGGGTCTTGGATAATTCAGATTCCTCAGCTAAGAAGATCCAAGAGGGTTTGGAGACACAGGAAGGGCAGAAGCTTGCCTTCTCCCATCCCCAAAGTCTGTAGTATTTGTGGATAAATCCCAGCTTTTGTATTCTCTTCTTCCCGTGCCTATGTAGTAGAATATGAAGACGTATTTCAAAAGATTCAAGGAATGTAGAAGCAGATCTCttgaataataattaaaaaatagctCTAGAATTAATTGTTAAGCTGTTCACATTGTCTAAACATAGTTTTACCCTGAAGTTATTTAACTTTATGTGGGTGATAGTCTCATTTATAATCATTTTACTTCAACAGTATGTACTGGAGGTGAGGTGAAGctgaaaatctttctttttccctgaacAATATTTAGACTTAACCAGATCCACTTCTCAAAATATGCTGTTAATGGAAAGGTAGCATGCCTTGCATTCAGTCAGAGTAACAGTCTCATGAGACCATTTGAGATCTATTTGCTAGTAAAACGTGCTTGGAAAGGTAGGAATTCTCCTCTATCTGTACTAGCTTTTAATGGCAGTCAAACActatttgtttgaaataaacAAGCAGAACCACCTTACCaacaccccccaaccccctcccccaaataTAAATAATTGTTATAGGGGGTTGTACCCTAAAACACTTATGTTGTGCAGAAGCAAGATTTCTTTGATAAGGTATGACAtgtattaatatatttcagttaGAAAAGGGCAGTGTATTGCCTGGGGAAAAGACATAAACCACTAAAATTTTTTGACACTTTGGCAAAATAGATCTTACAGTAAGGATCTGAACATTGCATAATATTCTGTTCCATGGCTATTACAGATGATTTCATAGTTTTAAAAAGGTGGTGTTGGGGAAGATGATCTTGCGGTCAAATCTGATAAAGAAATGTGTCCAGTAAACAGAATTTAAGTCTTGATCTGAAAACTGTATAAGGAACCGATGGTAGCTCAAGATAAAGAAGTGAGATCAAAAGAATCTTCAAAATTGCttattgaaatttattttttaaactattttaaacaGTCTTAAGTCTCCTCTTCCTGAGACTCAGATTGGAAAAGAGGCGTGACACAAAGATCAAATTTGCATCACTAAGACTTATTTTGCAAATGGGAGGCGGTTGCATGGGTTTCCTGCAAGTACAGAACAGGGTAGTTAGCTGAGGCTCTTGTAAGCAGTGTTAATCATAGAGTATTTTTACTCCTTCCACTGAAGTAGAAAGCTATCATTATCATAACACAAGCTTTTGTAGAAAATCATCCTTCACAAAGTTTGCCAGCAGGGCAAATATTTCGCTGAATGCTTTGGATGGTCTTAAATGGCATCCTCCCTCCATGATAAGCAGTATATGTTGTGAACCATTAGTGTACCTCACACTGCTTGACCAGTATTAACCAAGGGATGAAAGAGTGCATTGTTTCAGATTGATCTAAATTACTTTAATTACATTAGTAAAATTCTTCATTCCTTGTCCTAAAAGGTATCTTATTGTTTCTGGCAGAGAAATTCTGAGAAGTGGTTGCAGTTCTGTGGTAAGTGAACTGAATGCTCCCTTCAGCTTAGTAACGCTTGGTCACAGTGGTAGAAGGGGAATATGTGTTCTCTTGTGTAGCGAGTGTGGAAGTttgataaatattattttacaaatatggGAGATATAAAGATATGGGAGAACTAGAATGTTTAATGCAGTACACTTTAAATTTAACTCGCTTGATAGATTATATATTATTGCTgtgacaaaaagtaaaaaaaccatGACTCCATTTTTGAGTCAAACTTCCAATAAGTCATGTAGCTGGTTTCCTGGAAAAGAAGGATCCATAGAAACTCAAAACATTATGAGGACACAAGTTTGGTATATGACCTTTAAGCAGTAATAACCTGCCTGTTGTTGCATAATCCTCTTAGGTGATGTAAGGTGGATCTGTGGTTCAGCAGATGAATAATAATGACCTAAGCATCTGCCGAAAAGTAGAGTTTGTAACTGCACTCTGGTATTTGCAAATTTTGGTAACGagcaaatacattatttcagttgtaTAGGCTTTGCTTAAATGTCATTTTCGGTGAAGTTTTTCTGAAGTGCTAACAACTTCtctaaaaggtatttttaacaaACGGTTCTAAAGAAATTTGCAGTGATGgtaatttcagttaaaaaagaaaagaaacccaaaccacaaactCTCTGTCCAACTTAGCTGAAGGTTGATAGCAGTTTTTGTAAAATTAACTTTGGAAAATTACATAGGGAGATCTATGGACAGAGTTCATTGTGCGGTAGTGGCTATGGTGCCCTTGCGGGTATTTAAGATgtagaaaataaagcataataTTTAATGTCAAGTAACAACATTGGAACTTTTGCAGCTAAGTAACTATTCCATCTCCAATGtgttaaaggatttttttagatacaaccaaatatattttttcctttgtagctAATCAGTTTATAGGAATATTTAGGTGTCTATTATGAAGAATAAACTCAGCAACACAATTGTTAAGCAACAGCACTTGGAGTGATCAGTTTCTCAAGCCGATGGTTTCATCGGTACCTTCTTAAAATTGTCACTTAACTGCTGCCTTGTCTGCAAGGAGTCTGGTTTAGTTGTCTCACCAGTTCTTGTGACAGAGAGCACAGTCATTTTCTAGGCTGCTTTACAGCAAAGTAAATCAGAACAAGAGCTCTAATTTAGAGTGATCCTGCTTAGATCACTGAGatcctgtgaagaaaaaattaatagcttAGAAGTTGGAAGCTTTTATTGGGGTTTGTTTGAAGTTGTAGttgt
Proteins encoded:
- the CPSF2 gene encoding cleavage and polyadenylation specificity factor subunit 2 isoform X2; the encoded protein is MTSIIKLTTLSGVQEESALCYLLQVDEFRFLLDCGWDENFSMDIIDSLRKHVHQVDAVLLSHPDPLHLGALPYAVGKMGLNCAIYATIPVYKMGQMFMYDLYQSRHNTEDFTLFTLDDVDAAFDKIQQLKFSQIVNLKGKGHGLSITPLPAGHMIGGTIWKIVKDGEEEIVYAVDFNHKREIHLNGCSLEMLSRPSLLITDSFNATYVQPRRKQRDEQLLTNVLETLRGDGNVLIAVDTAGRVLELAQLLDQIWRTKDAGLGVYSLALLNNVSYNVVEFSKSQVEWMSDKLMRCFEDKRNNPFQFRHLSLCHSLSDLARVPSPKVVLASQPDLECGFSRDLFIQWCQDSKNSIILTYRTTPGTLARFLIDNPSEKVIDIELRKRVKLEGKELEEYLEKEKLKKEAAKKLEQSKEADIDSSDESDAEEDIDQPTVHKTKHDLMMKGEGSRKGSFFKQAKKSYPMFPAPEERIKWDEYGEIIKPEDFLVPELQATEEEKSKLESGLTNGEEPMDQDLSDVPTKCISATESMEIKARVTYIDYEGRSDGDSIKKIINQMKPRQLIIVHGPPEASQDLAECCRAFGGKDIKVYMPKLHETVDATSETHIYQVRLKDSLVSSLQFCKAKDAELAWIDGVLDMRVSKVDTGVILEEGELREDEDLEMQVDMPSSDSSVIAQQKAMKSLFGDDDKEMCEESEIIPTLEPLPPHEYVSKERNFSFT
- the CPSF2 gene encoding cleavage and polyadenylation specificity factor subunit 2 isoform X3, with the translated sequence MGLNCAIYATIPVYKMGQMFMYDLYQSRHNTEDFTLFTLDDVDAAFDKIQQLKFSQIVNLKGKGHGLSITPLPAGHMIGGTIWKIVKDGEEEIVYAVDFNHKREIHLNGCSLEMLSRPSLLITDSFNATYVQPRRKQRDEQLLTNVLETLRGDGNVLIAVDTAGRVLELAQLLDQIWRTKDAGLGVYSLALLNNVSYNVVEFSKSQVEWMSDKLMRCFEDKRNNPFQFRHLSLCHSLSDLARVPSPKVVLASQPDLECGFSRDLFIQWCQDSKNSIILTYRTTPGTLARFLIDNPSEKVIDIELRKRVKLEGKELEEYLEKEKLKKEAAKKLEQSKEADIDSSDESDAEEDIDQPTVHKTKHDLMMKGEGSRKGSFFKQAKKSYPMFPAPEERIKWDEYGEIIKPEDFLVPELQATEEEKSKLESGLTNGEEPMDQDLSDVPTKCISATESMEIKARVTYIDYEGRSDGDSIKKIINQMKPRQLIIVHGPPEASQDLAECCRAFGGKDIKVYMPKLHETVDATSETHIYQVRLKDSLVSSLQFCKAKDAELAWIDGVLDMRVSKVDTGVILEEGELREDEDLEMQVDMPSSDSSVIAQQKAMKSLFGDDDKEMCEESEIIPTLEPLPPHEVLGHQSVFMNEPRLSDFKQVLLREGIQAEFVGGVLVCNNLVAVRRTETGRIGLEGCLCQDFYRIRDLLYEQYAIV
- the CPSF2 gene encoding cleavage and polyadenylation specificity factor subunit 2 isoform X1 — encoded protein: MTSIIKLTTLSGVQEESALCYLLQVDEFRFLLDCGWDENFSMDIIDSLRKHVHQVDAVLLSHPDPLHLGALPYAVGKMGLNCAIYATIPVYKMGQMFMYDLYQSRHNTEDFTLFTLDDVDAAFDKIQQLKFSQIVNLKGKGHGLSITPLPAGHMIGGTIWKIVKDGEEEIVYAVDFNHKREIHLNGCSLEMLSRPSLLITDSFNATYVQPRRKQRDEQLLTNVLETLRGDGNVLIAVDTAGRVLELAQLLDQIWRTKDAGLGVYSLALLNNVSYNVVEFSKSQVEWMSDKLMRCFEDKRNNPFQFRHLSLCHSLSDLARVPSPKVVLASQPDLECGFSRDLFIQWCQDSKNSIILTYRTTPGTLARFLIDNPSEKVIDIELRKRVKLEGKELEEYLEKEKLKKEAAKKLEQSKEADIDSSDESDAEEDIDQPTVHKTKHDLMMKGEGSRKGSFFKQAKKSYPMFPAPEERIKWDEYGEIIKPEDFLVPELQATEEEKSKLESGLTNGEEPMDQDLSDVPTKCISATESMEIKARVTYIDYEGRSDGDSIKKIINQMKPRQLIIVHGPPEASQDLAECCRAFGGKDIKVYMPKLHETVDATSETHIYQVRLKDSLVSSLQFCKAKDAELAWIDGVLDMRVSKVDTGVILEEGELREDEDLEMQVDMPSSDSSVIAQQKAMKSLFGDDDKEMCEESEIIPTLEPLPPHEVLGHQSVFMNEPRLSDFKQVLLREGIQAEFVGGVLVCNNLVAVRRTETGRIGLEGCLCQDFYRIRDLLYEQYAIV